A window of Nocardia arthritidis genomic DNA:
GCTTCGAGGGCTCGAGCACAAGACACCGGATCGACGAGATTTCTGACAGCCCAGTGCAGTGATCCACGTCACCGGCCGAAGCTGTCAGGAATTCGCGGGCTGTCTCGTTCAGGAAGCACGCGAACCAGACAGGAGCGAACCATGCCGCACCGCATCGTCGTCCTCGGGGCCGGATACGCCGGAGCCTTCTCCGCCGGATACCTGGCCCGCCAACTGCATTCGGACGACTTCGAGATCACCGTCATCAACGCCGAACCCGATTTCGTCGAGCGGCTGCGCCTGCATCAGCTCGCCGCCGGGCACGATCTGCGCCATCGGCCGTTGGCGGAAGTGTTCGCGGGCACCGGAATCCGGCTGCGGTTGGCGCGGATAACCAGCGTCGACGCCGCGCACAAAACCGTCACCATCGACGATGGCAATGGCATCGACCGGATCGAATACGACACCCTCCTGTACGCGCTCGGTAGCACTGCCGCGGATCACGGTGTTGCGGGCGTCGCCGAGCACGCCTTCCATGTAGCGCAGCGACCCGCGGCACTGCGCCTTCGCGCACGCCTCGATGAGCTGGGCGAGGGCGGGATGATGCTGGTGGTCGGCGGTAACCTGACCGCGATCGAGACCGCCATCGAAATCGCCGAAGCCCGTCCTGGACTCGAGGTCAGCCTCGCCACCAGCGGCGAACTGGGCGGCTGGCTCGGTCCGAAGGCCCGACGTCACCTGCTGCGCGCCTTCGACCGATTCGATATCACGGTCCACGAGCACACAACCATCGCGCGCGTCGAGAAGCAGGGGGCGATCGCCGCCGACGGCACCGCGTTCGCCTCGGATGCGACCGTGTGGGCCGCCGGGTTCACCGTCCATCCCATCGCCGCCGCCAGCGGATTCGAGGTGATGCCCAACGGTCAGATCAGGGTGGACCGGCAGATGCGGTCGGTCTCGCATCCGGAGGTCTACGTCGCCGGTGACAGCGCCTTCATTATCGGCGAGAACGGTCATCCATTGCCGATGTCCTGTGCTTCAGCGGGATACACCAGCGCGCAGGCGACGGCCGCGATCATCGGCGACCGGACCGGGCGCAAGATCAAGGCGACCGCGCTCACCTATATCGGCAACCACATCAGCCTCGGCCGCAAGGACGCGATCTTCCAATTGGTCGACGACGACGCGCGCGCGAAACCCGGGGCCCTGTGCGGCCGGTCGGCGGCCTGGATCAAATCGGCGATCGTGGCGACCAGCGGCTGGGCGATCAGCCACCCGACCATGGGAAAACCGAGTCACAAATACCACTCGGCCGCCGCCCGAGAGCACTCGCCCGAGCTGGTCGCCCGATAGATTCGTGCCGATGGACACCGCCACCGTGGCACGTTTCGAGGCCAGCCGCGATCGGCTGGCCTCCCTCGCCTATCGGCTGCTCGGCTCGGCCGCCGACGCCGAAGACACGGTGCAGGACGCGTTCCTGCGGTGGCAGGCCGCCGACCAGCAGTACCTCGACGCGCCAGAGGCTTGGCTGACCAGGATCGTCACCAATCTGGCGCTGGACCGGCTGCGTTCGGCACAGGCGCGGCGCGAAAGCGCGGTCGGCGCGTGGATGCCCGAACCGCTCCTGCACGGCGACCCGATGTTGGGTCCGGCCGACACCGTCGAGCAGCGTGAATCGGTGACCCTGGCGGTGCTGATGCTGATGGAGCGTCTGTCGCCGGTCGAACGCGCCGTTTACGTACTGCGCGAAGCCTTTTCGTATCGCCATGCCGAGATAGCCGAGATTCTCGGCATCACCGAGTCCGCGAGCCAGCAGCATGCCCACCGAGCCCGGCATCGAATCACCGCCGCCGGCAAGGGAACCGACACCGACGAGGCCGCGGCGCGCCGAATCGTCGAGGCCTTCGCCGACGCCGCCGCCTCGGGTCGCACCGAACCCTTGATAGCTCTGCTGACCGACGACGCGACAGGAACCTCCGACGGCTCCGGAGTCGTGTTGGCCGCCACGCTGATTCGATACTCGTCACCCGAGCAGATCGCCCGCGCGGTGCGCGCCGGCTTCAAACCGTCCCCGGCCAAGCGCAGACTCGCCGGCGGCTCCCCTTCGATCCATGCCGCCGTCGTCAACAACTGCCCGGCTATGCTCGCCACCCTCGACGGCCGGGTCCTGGGCGTCACGATCCTGGAGATCCGTGACCACAAGATCGCAGGCGTGCGCGGCATCGCCACCCCGCACCGACTCGGTCGCCTCACCGAGCGGTGGCAGCGACAAGAGCATGCCGCACCGCTGATCGCTGCGTGGTGACAAGGTTCTCGCCAGGTCCGCGGGATCGCCTGTGAGTCAGATCACGGTTGAGGTTGACCTGAGGTCAGGGTGGACGCTCGGCGCAGCGGCACGACGCCGAGCCGGACATCACGGATTCGAGGAGCATTCCACAATGTCGATCACCCTTTCCAACCAGGACAAGAGCATCCTGCGGACCGCCGCCTACGGCGCTGTGTCCCTGATGGCCGCCGCCACCGGCGCGCCCCAGAAGACCGCCGCGAATGCCGTCCTCGCCCTGACATCGGCGACCGGGCTGGTCGGGCACGTGCTCGCCGCGCGGACCAAGGACATCGAGCTGACGGGTAAGACCGTGGCCGAACTCGCCGACAGGGTATTGCCCGCTCTGGCGGCGGCCATGAAGCTGCTCGGCGAACAAGCTCCGGCAGAGGCGGACAACTTCCGCAGCACCATTCTTTTCGCCACCGAAGCCGCCCAGGCTCATCCGGACCGGGCCTCCACCGGAGCCGAGATGGCCCGCAAGATCACCGCGGCACTCGACGCCGGCACCGCCCTAACGAATACCGCGGATCGCCCGGAGCTGCGCAAGGCGATCGAGGAGATCGTCGACTCCGGTTTCGTCGGGGTGTCGCTACGAGTGCGCGACGAGCGCGGCGAGTGGGTCGGCAGCGCCGGGGCGGCCGAGTTGGGCGGGACCGCGAAGCCGCCGATCGATGGGCACGTCCGGATCGCAAGCAACACCAAGACATTCACCGCCGCACTGGTGCTGGGGTTGGTGGGCGAGGGCAGAATCGGACTGGACACTCCGGCGGTGGACTATCTGCCCGAATTCGAGCTGGACGAGCGGATCACGGTACGAATGCTGTTGCGGCACACCAGCGGAATCTTCAATTTCACCGGCGAGCTCTACGAGAACGGGACGATCGTGGCGGGGATTCCCGCACCCGGCACCCCCTGGGGCGAGCAGTGGGTGGACGACCGTTTCCACACCTACCGGCCGCAGGAACTGGTGGAGTTGGCGTTGTCCAAGCCGCTGCGTTTCGAGCCGGGGACGGGCTGGAGCTATTCCAACACCAATTACGCGCTGGCCCGACTGCTGATCGAGAAGGTAACGGGCCGTTCGTTCGCCGAGGAGATGCGGCGGCTGATCGTGGAGCCACTCGGACTGTCGGGCACCGTGGTGCCAGACGGTCCGGAGATCCCCGAGCCGCACGCCCACGCCTACTACCGGTACGAGGCAGCCGGCGAGCAGAAGACGGTCGACATCACCCGCCACGACCCGTCCTGGAATCCCGGCGGCGGTGACATGATCTCGACCACCGAGGACCTGGCCACCTTCATTTCCGCGCTGCTGAGCGGAAAACTCCTGTCGGCCGAGCTACTGGACGAGATGTGCACCCCGCACCCGACGGGTATCCCGACCATGGATTACGGCCTGGGCGTGTTCATCCGGGACCTGGGTCCCGACGGCGGCATCGTCATCACCCACAACGGCGGCCATGCGGGCTATGCGACGTTGATGTATGCGACACCCGACGGCACTAAGACGATGACCGCTGCTTTGACCTGCGTGGACGACTCCGCAATGGCTGCGGCGGTGCCCTTCCAGAACGCCCAGCAGAGGCTCCTCGCCGAGGTGTTCGGTACCGGGCAAGCCGATCCGGCTCGGTAGCACGCGAATCGATGCTTCGCCCGCCGACTCCGATCGGCGGGCGGCCTCGCATACCCACTTCTTCGATACAAGGCAGGCTGAGCCTATGCGGAATGGAGTCACGATCGGGCAGGCGGCGGCGTTCGTCGGCGTCACGGTGAAGACGGTGCGGCACTATCACAAGCTCGGTCTGGTCGCCGAGCCCGACCGCGACAGCTCCGGCTACCGACGCTACGGATCGGACGAACTGCTGCGGCTGGTGCGGGTCCGGACATTGGCCGCGGCCGGGGTGCCGTTGGCCGAAATCGAGCCCCTGCTCGACACCGACGCCGCGCAGTTCGCCGCGGCGCTCGCCGACGTCGAACGGCAACTCACCGAACGGATCGACGAGTTGATCGCCCGGCGCGACACCCTGCGTCGGCTCGCCGACGGGGACCGGGCGCTGTTGGGCGACCGGGCGGTGGCGCTACTGGAGCGGATGGCCGACCTCGGCTTCCCCGCATCCGAGGTGGCGACCGCCCGGGAGGGCTGGGTGTTGGCCAAAGCCCTTGTCCCGGAAGGTTTCGACGATTACCTCGACCATCTCGGGCACGCTCTCGACGACCCTCGCTACGTCGCGTTGATCAAGCGCGCCGCCGAAGCCGCGACCTGGAAGGAGGACGACCCCCGTATCGCCGAGCTCGCCACCGACATGGCCGAACACTACCTGGCCAATCCCGAACACCTGAAGGTCGTGACCGCACTGCAAGCCCGCACCGACACCGCGACCCGATACACGATGATCGCCCGCCACGGTGAGGAGCCCGCCTCGGCCACCACGCGAGCGGCCGAGGCATTCAACACCAAACTCCGTGCCGCAGGCGTCCGGATCCCCAAACCGGGCTTCTAGGTGGACATTTGGATCTGGTGATGGTCAGCCGCACGAACACTGGCCGCCGTCCCGACCTATGCGGTCGACATCATCACCGTCCGACGCCCACGGCGACCGAATCGCAACCATGCCCGTCGAATCGATAGTCGTTGAGGCCGAAGGTTTTCTGGGCCCACATCGCGTGCACACCCGCGGTGGGTCGCAGATACGGTGCGTCCCCGTGCTGATCGATGTAGTAGGTGTTGGATCCGGCGCAGGTCCGGTTGTGGAACATGGTCTTGCCTTCGCGGGAGTGCACGAATTCCATGAAGCGGTCCTGCGCCTCGGCGGTGACCTCGACGCGGGTGGCGCCACGACGGTGCGCGGCCCGGATCACCCGCATGGCGTGCTTGACGCAGATGTCGAAGGTGGCGAACAGTGACGAGCCGGTGACGCCGTAGGGGCCGGGGGTGAGGAACATATTCGGGAACCCGTGCACCGTGGTGCCCTCGTAGGATTGTCTGCGGTCGCGGTCCCAGCGCTCGTTGAGCGTTTCTCCGGCGGACCCGTACAGGTCGTAGGGCACGTCGAAGACTTTGAAACCTGTTGCCAGGACCAGCGTGTCGATCTCCCGCTCCAGTCCGTCGATGGTTCGGACGCCGTTCGGGGTGATCCGCTCGATGCCGTCGGTGACCAGTTCGACGTTGTCGCGCAGGTAGGTCCGGTAATAGGTGTTGGAGAACGACGGCCGCTTGCAGCCGAATCCGTATGTGGGCGTGAGCTTTTCCCGTAGGACCGGATCCTTCACCTGAGAATTCAGGAAGTTGCGCGCCATTGTCTCGGTGCCGCCGACGATGAAGGGTAGCTCCGCGTAGTGGACCGCGCCGAACGTCACGAACAGTTCGGCGAAGAGGTCGGTCGCCAGGCGCGCGGACCGCCGCGCCAACGGCAGTTTGTCCAGGGCGAGCCGGGTTATGCCGTCCAGCCGTGGATTCGGCTTCGGCAGCACCCAGATCGGCGTGCGCTGAAACACCTTCAGCGCGGCCACCTTCGGGGCGATCTCCGGAATCACCTGCAGCGCGGAGGCTCCGGTGCCGATCACGGCCACCCGCTCACCGGTCAGGTCGTGCGAATGGTCCCAGCGCATCGTGTAGTTCACCCGTCCGGCGAAATCCGCCAGACCCGGAATGGCCGGTTTGGTCGGCGTGGAAAAGGTGCCATGACAGGCGAACAGGTACCGTCCGGTCACCATGCTGCCGTCGGAGAGTTCCACCCGCCACAGGTGATCGTCTTCGTCGAAACGCGCGACGGAGACCTCGCTGTCGAACCGGATGCGGGGCCGCAGACCGTATTTCGCGGCACACCGCTTGGCGTAGCTGAACAGTTCCGCTCCGGGCGCGAAGGCGCGTGACCACGCGTTCGGTTCGAAGCCGTAGCTGTAGCTGAAAGACGGGATATCAACGGCCACACCGGGATAGGTGTTGTCCCGCCATACGCCACCGACCTCGGATTCGCGTTCGAGCATGACGAAGTCGTCGATACCCGCCCGGGTCAGCGCGATGGCGGCGGCCATACCGCCGAACCCGGCGCCGACAATGATCACCTCGTGCTCGGGTAGGAGATACAAATCCTTGTCGGACATAGTCTTTCACCTTCCGTGACCGCAGGTGGCCGATTCAGGCCGCGGCGCGGCGTTCGATCTCGCGGATCATCGAGTGCATCAGCGGTGAGCCGGTGGCGATGCGGTCGATGACGAGGTTCATCGTGCCGCGCAGCAGTGAGTACTCCCGCCAGCCCGCCGGGGCGAAGGTGGCGGCGGCGCGGCGGGTGATGCCGTCGGCGATCACGGTGGCGGCCTGCTCGGCGCTGATGCGCTGGTTGAACGGCCAGGGCAGGAACGAGTCCAGTTTGCGGCCGAGGGGTCCTCGTCGATCGGCCGGGCCAGTGGCGTCCGAACGAAGCCGAAGTAGGCGAGTCCGGCGCTGGCGCCGACCGCGGCCAGTTCGATGCGCAGTGCGCGCCCGAGTTGTTCCACCCCGGCCTTGCTGATCATGTAGGGGGACAGTCCGGCGGCGGGCGCGAACGCGGCGGCCGAGGCGACGATCACGACATGCCCTCTGGTGGCGGCGATCTGCTCGAGCGCGGGCCGCACGGTGTTGAACGCGCCCACCAGGTTGATGTCGAGCACCCGGTCGAATTCGGCGGGATCGACGGTGCGCACGGTGGTCGGCGCCGGGGCGACCCCGGCATTGGCCACCACCACGTCGATGCGACCGAACCGATCGACCGCGGCGTCGATCGCCAGCGCCGTGGCGGTCCGGTCACGAATATCGGCGGCCAGAGCCAGTGCGGTGGACCCGAAAGCCTTGGCGGCCAGGGTGATCGGTTCGGCGACGACGTCGATCAGGACGAGTTTCGCGCCCCGGGAATGCAATTCGGCGGCCAGCGCCGCGCCGATACCGCTCGCGGCGCCGGTGACGACGACGACCTTGTCACGCACGTCGAAACCACGACGGGTCGGAAACGGGAACATGGGCGGGCTCCTTTGCTCGCTCAGAGATCGAGGACCAGGCGGTCGGTGCAGCGGGATACGCAGATGAGCATCGAGTCGGCCCCGGCGAATGCCTTGTCACCGCCGTGCCGCTCGACCGTCCCGTCAAGCACGGTGGTCCGGCAGCTGCCGCAGAAGCCTTGCTGGCACGAATAGGGCACGCCGGGCACCGCCTGTTTCACCGCGGCCAGCACCGATTGCTGGGCTCCGACCTCGACAGTGATTGCGCTGCGGCGCAATTCGACCTGAAACGGGCTGCCGCCGAGTACCGGTGGCGGCGAGAAGCGTTCGGTGTGCAGCTCGTATCCGGCGCCCCGCGCGGTGAGGGTGCGTCGTGCGCCGTCCAGAATCGGGGGCGGACCGCACACGTAGGCGGCCTCGTTCCGGGGCATATCGGCGAACAGGGCGGGAACATCGGGCACGCCGAATTCGTCGTCGGTGCGGATGTCCACTCGACCCGAGGTGTATCCGGCCAGCTCCTCGCGGAACGGCATCGACTCGCGGCTACGGCCCAAATACACCAGCCGCCAAGGGATTCCGTGCCGGTGCGCGGTGTGAACCATGGGCAGGATCGGGGTGATGCCGATGCCACCCGCCACGAAGTAGTACCGCCGCGCCGCCACCATCCTGAAGGCGTTGCGGGGTCCGCGAATGTGCACGGGCTCCCCGGCCCGCAGGGTCTCGTGTACTTCGAGCGATCCGCCTCCGCCATCGACTATGCGCCGCACCGCGATTCGATACCGGAATCGGTCCTCCGGGTCGCCGCACAGCGAATACTGCCGCTGCCTGCCCGATGGCAGGAACACATCCAGGTGCGCCCCTGGAATCCAGCGTGGCAAGGCGCGCCCATCCGGCGCGACCAGCGTCAGGCCGACCACATCCTCGGCCGCCGCGGTCACCGACTCGATGACGAGATTCAGGTCGAATCCGGTGCGCCGCACCGGATTCGCGAGCGAGATCCGGGACGTCAGCGGGTTTACCGCCACCAGCCGCTTGTAGCCGCCGGCCAGGCCGAGCATCAGGCGCATCCCCGGATGCAGGTGTCCCGGGTCCGGAATGGGCGTGTCCCCGTGCACCAATTCCTTCATCGCACGCCTCCCGGCGACGCGCCCGTCGGCCCCGAGGGAGTTGATTTCATCGTGCGGACCTTTCCGGTCAGTGCTGGGCCGCGCGGGCAGCCGGTGAGGTCGCCAGATATTGCAGGGCTTTGTCGAGGCTGCCCATCGACGACGGGTGGAATCTCGGCGCAAGATAGGGCGGGATCTCGGTGAAGAAGAATCCGATATTGGGTATCAGGCCGCGCCGCATCGCGCGAACGGCCTCGATCGGCCATGGCTTCCACCACCGGTAGTCGGGGTCCTGACGGTAGAGCCGGTCGACGACGATGAAAGTGGTGCTCAGCAGGCCGATGCTCCCGATGGCGACGGTGCGGGCACGTCGGAGGTAACCGCCGTCGAGGTGCTGGAAGATATCGAACAACACGTTGCGGTGCTCGACTTCCTCGGCGCCGTGCCAGCGCAACAGATCCAACATCATCGGATGCATGCCCGCGGTTTCGAGCGCGTCGGCGTCGAGGAACCACTGCCCGACGATCGCGGTGAAGTGCTCCATCCCGGCGAAGAACGCCAGTCGCTCCTTGAGCCACTCCTGCTTGGCGCGACCGGTCAGCCCGTGATCGCCGAAGATCACGCGCAGCATGTGCTCGACGTGTCGCACGATCGAGTCGATGTCGATGCCCTGCTCGGCCAGCCGCTCGTGATAGCCGCCGTGCGAGTTGGCGTGCATCGCCTCTTGCCCGATGAAACCGATCGCCTCCTCCCGCAGGCGCTCATCGGTGATGTAGGGCAGCGCCTCGGCCACGCAGCCGGCCATCATCTGCTCGCCCAGCGGGACGATCAGATGCATCACATTCCACAGGTGCGAGGCGAACGGTTCACCCGGGATGTAGTGCAAAGGCACGTCGCGCCAGTCGAATTCGACGTCGCGTGCGGCGATCACATGCGCTTCCTCGGTATAAGGCCGCGCCGTTGCGGAGTTCCTCGTCATGAGTCGAGAATACAAAGATACAAATTGAAGCGCAATGTATCTTTGTTCTGACACGGTAGTCTGACGACATGCCAGCCGCCTCCGTCGATCCGCTTACCGACGACATCCTCGACGCCGCCCTGGCCGTCTTCGAGGACGTCGGCATCCGCAGGAGCACCATCGACGACATCGCCCGCCGGGCCGGCATCAAACGGGTCACCGTCTACCGACGCATGGGTTCCAAAGACGATGTGGTCCGCGCCGTGGTCCTGCGCGAATCCCAACGGATCATCGCGGCAGTGGCCGAACGCGCGAACGCCACCGGCACTCTCGAAGACCGCATCGCGGCCACCTTCACCGGACTGGTCCTCGCCCTACGGGACCACCCCCTCTACAACCGCATGCTGCGACTCGAACCCGACACCACCCTGCCGCGCATCACCATCGACGCCGCCGAACCATTGACCTGGGCCATCCACGCCGCCGTCATGATCCTCGGCCCCGACCTACCCGACCATCTCGCCGACACCGACCTGCTCACCGAGCGCGTCGAAATCATCGCGCGCACAATCCATTCCCTGATACTCACCCCCAAAGCCGTCACCGACCTGCACACCGAAGCCCAACTCACCCGCTTCGCCCACCGCCACATCACGCCCCTCCTGAACGCATCCTTACCCGCCACCCAGCCCTGATGCGGCGGCCGCGATCCCCACGAGTCTTCGGGTGAACGGTGCATCGGCCGGATTCGGCGGGTCAATGCCGCTGGTGCCCGAGGTCTAGCGGATAGAACGGCTCAGGTGGTTTTCGGATCCAGCGACCGAGATGTCGCGTCGGTTATCGGATTTCCGTTACCACGGCGGATGATTCGGGCAGGGCAGCTGGACCGGCCGGGACGTGGTGGAAGTCGGCGAAATCGACCTTGCGGGTGCGCCGGTGATATTCGGTGACGGTGCCGGGCCAGTTGGCCGTGACGCGGCCGTTGGCATTGCGGTACCAGCTGGCGCAGCCCGTCCACGCGGTGTGTTGCAGTCGGCGCTGGATTTCGTCGTCGTAGCGCCGCTCCACGTCGGCTCGCACCTCGAGTGCTGAATCGCGGTGGGCGGCAAGGTGTTCGATGAGCTGCCGGATATACCGAGCCTGCCGTTCGTGCATGAAGACGATAGATCCCGCGCCCAGGCTGGTATTGGGCCCGTAGACGAGGAACATGTTGGGGAATCCGGGTACCGCGATGCCGTGATAGGCCCGCGCGCCCCCGCTCCACCGCTCGTGCAGATCCAGCGCATCGAGGCCGCGAATCCGCATGGGCGCCAGCGGTTCCTGTGCCGCGAATCCGGTGCCGTAGATGATCGCGTCCACCTCATGATGGACGCCGTCGACGGTGCGTACGCCGCGCGGTGTGATCTCGGAGATTCGCTCGGTGGTGACCTCGACGTTCGGTTGGGCCAGTGCCGGATAGTAGTTGTTGGCGAACAGGATTCGCTTACAGCCGATCGGATGGTCCGGCGTCAACGTCGCACGCAATGCCGGATCCGGTACCTGGCGGCGCAGGTGATACTCCGAAAGCCATTGCAGCGCGGCCGCTATGGGCCGGTTGCCGAGGATCGCGGCGGTCATGAGCTCGCCGACTCCCCAGAATCCGGCGCGCTCGACCGAGAGCAGCAGCGGTAGCACACGGAAGGCGCGCTGATGCAGTCGGCCGTACTCGGTGTCGGGTTTGGGGATGATGTGCGGCGCGGACCGCTGGAACACGGTGAGCCGCGCGACCTGCGGCTGAATCCGCGGAATGAATTGGACGGCACTGGCCCCGGTGCCGATCACGGCGACCCGCTTACCGGTCAAGTCGTAGTCGTGATCCCACCGCGCGGAATGAAATGCCTTGCCCTCGAAGGATTCCCGTCCCTGGATGCCCGGCAGCACCGGCCGCGAGAGCACACCGGTGGCGGGCACGAAGACATCCGCCTCGAAGCTCTCGCCGGAATCGGTTTCGATATGCCAGGTGGCGGTTTCCGCGTCGAAGGCGGCGGCGGTCACCTCGATGCCGAACCGCAGATGCGGGCGAAGATCGTAGGCATCGATGACCCCGTCGATATAGCGCTGGATATCGGGTTGCAGCGAAAACCGGCGCGGCCATTCGGTATTCGGCGCGAACGAGTACGAGTAGTATGGCGACGGAATATCGCATCCGGCTCCGGGATAAGTGTTGTCGCACCACACCCCGCCCGCCGCGGCGGATTTCTCGAGCACCACGAAGTTGCGCAGACCGTGCCGCGCCAGCTCCGCGGCCATGGCCAGGCCCCCGAATCCGGCACCGACGATCAGCACGGACGGCCCGACGTCACGCGGCGCGCTCATCGCCCAGCCGCCCAGCGCAGCGGGCCGCGCGCCGCGTCCGCGGCGGTCCCGAGGAGGTAGGTGGTGAGCGTGGTCAGCGGATGCCGCTCGGGATCGGGCCGTTTATTGACCGCGATCCGCGCCATTTGCTGTGCGTACCAGGCGAGTTCGGTCATGCCGTCCACGCTGTCGATACCGAGCCGACGGGGGCGCACGGTGCTGACGGTCGCGGAGTCGGCAAGTACGCGGGCCGGGAACTCCGGATCCAGCACCAGCGGACGAGCCATACCCACGAGATCGACCGCTCCGGAGGCGACCGCCTCGGCCATGCCCGCCGCGGTCCGGAAACCGCCGGTCAACAGCAGCGGCAGCGCGGTGGTGGCCCGCACCCGTTCGGCGTAGTCCAGGAAGTACGCCTCGCGCGCCCGGGTACTGGCCTTGCGTGGCTCACCGACACCCATCATCGCGGCGGATTCATAAGTGCCGCCGGAGATTTCGAGCAGGTCGATGCCCTCCGCACCGAGCGCCGCCACCACCTCGAGCGATTCCTCCTCGCCGAATCCGCCGCGCTGGAAGTCCGCCGAGTTCAGCTTGACCGCCAGCGGGACCGCGGCCCCGATCTCCGCCCGCACCGCCCGCACCACCTCGAGCAGGAATCGGCGGCGGCGCTGCGGTGTGCCACCCCAGCCGTCGGTGCGCAGATTCGTCAGCGGCGAGAGGAACTGGCTGATCAAATACCCGTGCGCGGAATGGATTTCGATGCCGGTGAAACCGTTGTCCACCGCGCTGCGCGCGGCCGCGGCGAAACGCTCGACGAGCGCGATGATTTCGGATTCGGTCAGCGCGCGCGGAGTCGCGAACAGCGCACGTTGACCGGGCACCGGTACCGCCGACGGCGCGACCGAATTCCAGCCGAGCAGCCGTGGCACCTGCCGACCCGGATGGTTCAGCTGTGCCCACAGGTGCGCACCTCCCATTCGGGCCGCGCGGGTCCACTCGGCCAGTGCCCGGCGATCGGTGCGATCGTCGATGACGACATTGCGGGCCTCCCCCAGCGCGGTCCGATCGATCATGATGTTGCCGCTGATCAGCAGCGCCGCCCCGAATGGGCCCACTTGCGGTAGAGCCGGATCAATCCCGGCGACGGATCGTGCGACGGACTCGCCAGGTTCTCACTCATGGCCGGTTTGGTCAGCCGATTGACCAGGGTGACCCCGCAGGGCAGCTCGAACGGCCGCGCCAGCGCCGCCACGGCGGTGTCCTCGGTCTCGATGGGGGCAGAGGTCATCGTCGATCCCTTCCGGATAGGTCGCGCACTCGACATTCAGCAACTGTGCGACTAATCTAGCGTTCTGTCGCATTGTCGCACAAGCGAGGAGTTATCGATGGCCGAGACAGCGTTGTCGTTATCCGCCCCCGAACCGATCCGTCTCGGACCCGAGTCACCCCTGTGGAAAGCCGCGGGAGATTGGCGCGTCTACCTCATGACCCCCGCCACCAGTCTGATGTTGAACATGCTTCCGGGCGTTTCGGCGGGCGTGGAACAGCACTCCACCACCGTGTTCGTCGAACCGTGGGCGCGGCTGTTCCGCTCGGTGCCGCAGATCCAGGAGGGCGTCTTCGATCCGCACATGGCCGAACGCATTCGGAAGTACCACGTCGACATCAAGGGCACCGATCAGAACGGCGAGCGGTATCACGCCCTGAGCCCCGAGCTCTACTACGCCTCGCACGCCATCTTCACCTACACCGTGTTGACCACCCTCGAGCTGTTCGATCACCCACTCACCGACTCCGAAAAGGCCGCCTACTACGAGGATTCGAAGATCTGGTTCCACAACTACGGCGTCAGCGACCGC
This region includes:
- a CDS encoding oxygenase MpaB family protein, coding for MAETALSLSAPEPIRLGPESPLWKAAGDWRVYLMTPATSLMLNMLPGVSAGVEQHSTTVFVEPWARLFRSVPQIQEGVFDPHMAERIRKYHVDIKGTDQNGERYHALSPELYYASHAIFTYTVLTTLELFDHPLTDSEKAAYYEDSKIWFHNYGVSDRMMPRTWPEFEAYFERLIAEGMENTAVTDYLLDLYRHPVRYRPAGISPLVWRLLAPLVGSHARLLAAAAVPAVCRERAGLRFNRVDRARFAALAATVRSVWPRLPERVRITPRAWYAKQAVLRERAGLAGH
- a CDS encoding PDR/VanB family oxidoreductase encodes the protein MKELVHGDTPIPDPGHLHPGMRLMLGLAGGYKRLVAVNPLTSRISLANPVRRTGFDLNLVIESVTAAAEDVVGLTLVAPDGRALPRWIPGAHLDVFLPSGRQRQYSLCGDPEDRFRYRIAVRRIVDGGGGSLEVHETLRAGEPVHIRGPRNAFRMVAARRYYFVAGGIGITPILPMVHTAHRHGIPWRLVYLGRSRESMPFREELAGYTSGRVDIRTDDEFGVPDVPALFADMPRNEAAYVCGPPPILDGARRTLTARGAGYELHTERFSPPPVLGGSPFQVELRRSAITVEVGAQQSVLAAVKQAVPGVPYSCQQGFCGSCRTTVLDGTVERHGGDKAFAGADSMLICVSRCTDRLVLDL
- a CDS encoding flavin-containing monooxygenase, with product MSAPRDVGPSVLIVGAGFGGLAMAAELARHGLRNFVVLEKSAAAGGVWCDNTYPGAGCDIPSPYYSYSFAPNTEWPRRFSLQPDIQRYIDGVIDAYDLRPHLRFGIEVTAAAFDAETATWHIETDSGESFEADVFVPATGVLSRPVLPGIQGRESFEGKAFHSARWDHDYDLTGKRVAVIGTGASAVQFIPRIQPQVARLTVFQRSAPHIIPKPDTEYGRLHQRAFRVLPLLLSVERAGFWGVGELMTAAILGNRPIAAALQWLSEYHLRRQVPDPALRATLTPDHPIGCKRILFANNYYPALAQPNVEVTTERISEITPRGVRTVDGVHHEVDAIIYGTGFAAQEPLAPMRIRGLDALDLHERWSGGARAYHGIAVPGFPNMFLVYGPNTSLGAGSIVFMHERQARYIRQLIEHLAAHRDSALEVRADVERRYDDEIQRRLQHTAWTGCASWYRNANGRVTANWPGTVTEYHRRTRKVDFADFHHVPAGPAALPESSAVVTEIR
- a CDS encoding NADH:flavin oxidoreductase, which codes for MGPFGAALLISGNIMIDRTALGEARNVVIDDRTDRRALAEWTRAARMGGAHLWAQLNHPGRQVPRLLGWNSVAPSAVPVPGQRALFATPRALTESEIIALVERFAAAARSAVDNGFTGIEIHSAHGYLISQFLSPLTNLRTDGWGGTPQRRRRFLLEVVRAVRAEIGAAVPLAVKLNSADFQRGGFGEEESLEVVAALGAEGIDLLEISGGTYESAAMMGVGEPRKASTRAREAYFLDYAERVRATTALPLLLTGGFRTAAGMAEAVASGAVDLVGMARPLVLDPEFPARVLADSATVSTVRPRRLGIDSVDGMTELAWYAQQMARIAVNKRPDPERHPLTTLTTYLLGTAADAARGPLRWAAGR
- a CDS encoding TetR/AcrR family transcriptional regulator codes for the protein MPAASVDPLTDDILDAALAVFEDVGIRRSTIDDIARRAGIKRVTVYRRMGSKDDVVRAVVLRESQRIIAAVAERANATGTLEDRIAATFTGLVLALRDHPLYNRMLRLEPDTTLPRITIDAAEPLTWAIHAAVMILGPDLPDHLADTDLLTERVEIIARTIHSLILTPKAVTDLHTEAQLTRFAHRHITPLLNASLPATQP
- a CDS encoding metal-dependent hydrolase codes for the protein MTRNSATARPYTEEAHVIAARDVEFDWRDVPLHYIPGEPFASHLWNVMHLIVPLGEQMMAGCVAEALPYITDERLREEAIGFIGQEAMHANSHGGYHERLAEQGIDIDSIVRHVEHMLRVIFGDHGLTGRAKQEWLKERLAFFAGMEHFTAIVGQWFLDADALETAGMHPMMLDLLRWHGAEEVEHRNVLFDIFQHLDGGYLRRARTVAIGSIGLLSTTFIVVDRLYRQDPDYRWWKPWPIEAVRAMRRGLIPNIGFFFTEIPPYLAPRFHPSSMGSLDKALQYLATSPAARAAQH